The Hoplias malabaricus isolate fHopMal1 chromosome X2, fHopMal1.hap1, whole genome shotgun sequence genomic interval TACTCTGGCCCTACTTGTTGCTTTCTCAATTTTTTCGTCTTCCTCTtttcacccccacccccatttcctgttttattcattccttctctaaaaggtttttttttttttttacttttccagcACATTAATTCGTTCAAGTGTAATTATTAACATtacattattcttttttatGTACAGGAACAAGAAAAGTCACCCAGTTTGTTTGTATATTGACAGAAGCTGACTTGAAAAGGTGAACTACATGTCCAGTATTTAGTGGACAATCCTTATAATTAATGATTTGCCTTACATTAATATTCACCTATGCACACAGTATATCTTTCAAAAAATCAATGAGCAACCGAGATGCTCCAGAGTAGATGATTCTCACCATGCTTAACATAAATGACATAGAAAGCATACTAAGTACTTGCAGCTTGAAGTACTGTATTACATTTAtcatatacataaatacatatatttataaaagcAGAGATACAAGTACTATTTACATTTACGATTACCATGGTAATCATCAAATTATAACATGTTTGCCAGTAATAAGTATTGGCACACTGCTGCATATAGAAGAGAATGGCAATGATCTACTTAATATGAATAACAAACACTAAATCATTGTTTTTGAGGAGAATATGGGGATACAATGCAATAGAGATGCATACAGTAACAGGCTAAATGCTTCAAATTTCTAGGGGTTGTAAAAGTGAGcagaattgtattttttttatctagAAAATGCAAGGCCAGTATGGTCCTCAGTTCTTTTTCTATTGGACATGTTTGACTTCAGGCTTAAATTATATAGCTCAGCAGAGAAATGTGCAATTCCCCCTTGCACCTTCAATAGTTTACTAAGcagattattttaataatattttattcaacatAGATCATTTTCTTGGTTTAAATAAAGACTTATGGTGTGCTACATTAATTTAGGCCTATGTAGATTATATGATGATGAGTTGAATGAGGTTTGTTTAATGTGGTTGGGTATAGAGCCACTTGAGTGCCACTCAATTCCTCTTAATTTCAGCTCGACTTTAACATAAAATTAAGTCAATGATTTGATTCCACTGATATTTTCTACATGACTTGAGACTCCCTGTTGACTCCAGAAAACCTGGAGGTACATTCACTATTGATTTCCAAGGCAGTCAAATCTTGTAGGTAGCAACAGAGTCAAAGAATACTCAAgtaaaagctgaaatatgatggGTTTTTTTACTCAAACAGACATATAAAAGTGAATAATGGCAAATTtacataagtaaaaaaaaaaagtggtcctttaatatcaaacatatttacagctcatatacacatttatacatatttacaaACTCATTCTCCTGCATTTTCACAacttatacatacacacaaacaaactgacACACCTTTACGCATTGGGGCTTAACCATGTTTGATGTGGCGAGAGGTGAATCTTTTCACAAAGAGCTATCAGGAAGTGAAAGTGCTTGTGACTACCAGGGGACCAAAAGCAGATGATAACATATGtaaaggagaaggagagaagagagaaaaataggaagtgttttttttgttttttttttaaataggacAAGGTGGGACCACGGCGCAGGCAGCCCCTTACATGTGGCGGTCAAAATATATTGAAAGtcttttaaggttttaagggttatttgaagttttcatttatttaatgtggatatCTAAATTAAACAACGTGGAATTTTTATGTGGCAGTCAAAGTAAATTGGCAGGCTTAAGGTTTTAAGGATTATTTGAAATGGTCATTTATTTCATGTGGAAGtctaaataaaagcatttttaaggtgggattttaaaatgtgatgtttaaaatatactgGCAGCCTTTTATTTTAagatttatttcaagtggtcatttatttgaggtgaaattctaaataaaatgacaatttattTATGTGGAATTTTTACTGTGGTCATTATTTGGCAGTCAAAATATATTGGGAGTCTTTTTAAGCTTATGGTGTTTTAAAGGTAGTATTGGATTGATTTTTCTACAAATTTAATCTCATAGCTATTAAACAGTATATACGCTTATGTTGCAATGATGTTAGTAATatgtgacaagccaaatttagAAGTTAGTTCATGAAATTTCCCCctacttatttaaaaaaatctttaccctgtatttacttttccACACCCTGCTGGTAAACACAAGTACAGACCATCATGCCTGCTGGTGTATGTTGGTTTTTGCTAGTCTGGTGCTGGGTTACTAACAGGATGCTAGTGCTGGTTGTCCAGCATAACATTCTTTAGGACATAAACACAGTGTGTTGGTTTTCCTAATGACATGCCATGCTGGTCTGTGCAGTTATTGATTAAAATAGCCAACTGGTTAATTGATTATCCATTTCTATAGATTATAATgtgattttatattaaaattctgttattattaCGTATTGTTAATTTTACATTCAATAACTGAACCATTAAAATTACAAACTCTAAAATATGGTCTTTCATCAAATACTACATTTTTTTTAGCACTGGCAAATAAACTGGTGGTGGGGCCCAGAGTGATATTTTTTATGGGGTCCAAAATCCCTAGCAGTGcccatgtttacacacacatttacactcacacacacaaataaatatatatatatatatatatatatatatatatatatatatatatatatatatatatatatatatacacacacacttacacaaagTTAAAACTTGGATAGGTGCAGAATAAAGAAAGGCTGTGAAACACTGGTTAGGCATGTTCCTGGACCTCATTCCTGTAAGACGACAATGGTAGATCCTCTTCAGGCACTGAAATTCCATGTCCGTTCAGGGAACTATTAGGATTTTTATCCTGAATAGTTTAATGTGTCATCAGTTTCATCTGAAGCTCCTGAATTTCTCTCTTCTGCTTCACAATTACTATGCCTCCGAGCACAAAAAATGTCACCATAATAAATATCAACACTGGCACAACAACACTATTTTGTTCACctgcacagaaataaaacacaaatcatgCAATAATTAGTTCCAGCATTATGTaggaaatatttcaaaatagTTATCCAAAAGAGTTTTCTGAATGGATGTTTAAATCAGTAAATGAGTATCTGAGTAAGTTGTAACACATACCCTGTGAGGCAGGGGTGGGGCAAACTGGACAGTGGTCATCTATAAAAAAGgcataaaacaataaatgaaagttCTCAGACTGAAAACCCATATTATTTACAGCAGCAACTATTGGTATTTGAGAGGCTAAACCATACAAACAGTTCCCTCTTAGTCACACATGTCTCTGCGAGCCAGGTGAGTTGGTTAATTGCACTGGACCAGGTGAAAAGGACCAATCACCACATGAACTTTTAGACTAGGACTGCTGCTCTCAGAAACCAGAAACAGCAAGAAAGAATTCACCACCTCATTAGTGTACAACAGTTCTATCCACTAAACACAACTTCAGCTCCGAGGTCGGCCCCAATGGCCACAGCCTCAGATGGAAGCACACCAGCGGGGGATCCCAAGCTTCCTTTACCCCACTGCCCCaaaatatacaggtgctggtcataaaattagaatatcatgaaaaagttgattatttcagtaattccattcaaaaagggaaacttgtatattatactcattcattacacacagattacacacatatttcaagtgtttatttcttttaatttgatgattataactgataaCTAATATAAACCCTAAATTCAGTATGAGGTGGTGAATTCCTTCTTGCTGTTTCTGGTGAGAGGAGCAGTCCTAGTCTAAAAGTTCATGTAGTGAttggtgtgtgattggcctTTGAAATGCAATGCTTAGTTCCAGCATTATGTaggaaatatttcaaaatagTTATCCAAAAGAGTTTTCTGAATGGATGTTTAAATCAGTAGATGAGTATCTGAGTAAGTTGTAACACATACCCTGTGAGGCAGGGGTGGGGACTACACAGTGGTCATCTATAAAAAAGgcataaaacaataaatgaaagatCTCAGACTGAAAACCCATATTATTTACAGCAGGAACTATTGGTATCTGAGAGGCTACACCATACAAACAGTTCCCTCTTAGTCACACATGTCTGTGCAAGCCAGGTGAGATGGTTAATTGCATTGGACCAGATGAAAATGGCCAGTCACACACCAATTACCACATGAACTTTTAGACTAGGACTGCTCCTCTCAGTAGAAACAGCAAGAAGGAATTCACCACCTCATTAGTGTACAACAGGTCTACCCACTAAACACAACTTCGAGTCTATCCACTAAGTACACCAGCAGTGAATCCCAAGATTACTTTACCCCACAGCCCCAGAATATAATGCCTCCTAAAAGATTAGTACAAGGAGCATAAGTAATACTAAATGATTCTGCATTTCTAGCTGCATTTTGAGCATATGCTCTCACAGCTAAAGTGGTGCATAATCTACTTTTTtccaattcatttatttttgccaGTTCCTGAGATAATCTTCTGCTTTAAATACACTATAAACCCAACTTGTAGGTTTAATAGACAGGAAGAAGACAATGAAGGTGGAAGgaatatttttagtaatgctttACAGCGCCTGAGTAAGAATTTGTGGTGCAAAGTGTATTACTTTCATACCTTTAACAGTCACGCTGTAGATGTGAATGATCTCTTTGTTGTGGGTGTCCATTACAGTATAAACTCCACTATCAGAGATAGCCATTTCTCTGAGTTCAACAGCAGATGTTAGTGAAGCTCTCTGTCTGTAATTAGGTTTACACTGTAAATTGCGCCCCTCAATCGTACAGATCTGTCCAGCTTCATCCGTGCCATTATAAATCACCTCCACTGCCTCAGAAATGTTAAATTTCAACATCAGAGACCCATTGGTCTTTATCTGAACTGGGGTATGCAGTGCTGCAGAAAAAAAGTCACAGTGAGAATCTTGTttgattgtaaataaataataaaacaagtaTTCGtaaatcagtcagtgacagtGAGTTAATAACACATAAGAACACTTACGCTCAATCTGAAGGTTCACATCACAGAGGTTTTTACTGTCACAGTCACATGTGTAAAGGGCTCTCTTACTGAAATCAGCTTTAACGATGTTGAGAGAGAGATCTCTTCTTAAATACTGATCATATGACATTAGGTATCCTTCTTTTAGAGATCTGCATGTTGTCTGATTACACTCAGCCAGAACATCATCTGGTTTATGGTACACAGTCCATCTGACCACACCTGAACAACTCTCAGAGCAAGGGAGAGTTGCGTTGTCATTGAGCTTCACTTTTACCGAGGGAACAGCCGATTCAGCCACTGAAATAGAGAATGAGACAGAAGGTATTGTGTTGAAACATCGGCAATGTTTCCTAAAACCCTCCTGGCAATATTataactttttaatttttaatttaggACTATAAGGCAATTTGATTCTTCATTACATTTAAGTGGCACATCATAGAAAAGGTCAAATTAATAACTAGTTACTTGCATGAAGAGTGTTTGCTACATTTTGGTGGTAGAAAATACTAACTGCTACATTAAATTAGCTCCAGCAGGTCAACAAACCCCAAAGTTTAGACAGGTAAACAATGAATTAGTAAACTAGTGATATGCTTTAtgatcattgtacaatgtacaatgaatTTTGACCTCTGCGTTTAACCCATCCATAGCAGAGAAcaaccacactcacacacacacactagtgattagaggCAGTGAAAACAGGGGGCAGCCGTACTCTGCGCCTGGGTGAGTTTTGGGGGTTAGGTTAAGAAGAGCATAAAGACATTAATGTGCATGACTTACCAGTGATTAGTGCGGTGAAGAGTGAGAACAGGAAATTCTGATAACTGCTGCAGGATTTCATCATTCAACTACAGAGGGAAAAATATTAGGaagggaaacaaaaacaaagatgagtcaaataaatgaaagaagGTCAAAAGGTAAAATTTTCAACAGGTAACTTTCTTCTAGGACTGCAACTaatgatcatttttattattgacTAATAtgttgattgtttgtttatttatttatttattcattcattcattaaatacaAAGGCAAATTTATAACAAAATTAAGGAAAAATGTAGATATCAATTTCAAAGAAATCAAgtgttatccatccattatccaccgcttatccgggtccgggtcgcgggggaagcagtcggagcaaagaaacccagacctccctctccccagccaccgactctagctcctccgggggtataccgaggcgttcccaggccagtcgagacatatagtctctccagcgtgttcttggtctgccccggggcctccttcccgttggacatgcccggaacacctctccaggaagacCAGGCAGACCAGATCAAGTGTTATGTTATCAGTATTAACACTATTGTTAAAATGAGCTTAAAAGTAATGAAGGACAAAAAAAAGGAGCAGAAAGCTtctaaaaaatgaatgaataaataaataaatatcagacaCCAATTATTTTTTATGAGCCAAATAATAACAggaaaaattaaatattctaACACTCACTTCTGTCTGTAATTTTAGTAAGTTTTCTTTCAAACCCCTTTATTGTCCTCCTACAGTAACATCTCACTTCCTAATTTTGTGTCAATTTATACTATTTTTAGCAGTGGCTCGTTCGGCTGATGGCCACGTTTGTGGATCAGggtgcatttgtatttggatcgggtgaaatgcgagaggaaagtctcaaaatccaaaaacccgcaataagaaatgaacaaatgcacctCACGTGAgagacttgatccacaaatgtagactctacaatttacaaataaattttaaatttgagacttcgactttacaaatatttgcaatgtaaatttattttcgcataaaattgtgatacatctatgaaaaccaaaaacatgtatttatgaatgtaattgTATTTCTACAAATTGTAGACCGTGAGACATAGATTGGgatatatcatcatcatcatcatcatcttctttgctgcttaatccatttcagggtcgtggtggcaacagggcgagtaAAAAAGCCCAGACGTCTATGTCCCTCGCAACCTCCACCAGTTCCTCTTGGGGGataccaaggcgttcccaggccagccgggagatataatccctccagcgtgtcctgggtctaccccaggGCCTctttccagttggacgtgcctggtatacctccagtgggaggtgtccaggaggcatccttatCAGGACTCCAACATCCTCcctaatcactgagctcctcacccaatCACAGAGAGTATGCCCTGATTTTGGCTGATTGTATCcgcgaccgcttc includes:
- the LOC136677514 gene encoding uncharacterized protein isoform X1; translated protein: MMKSCSSYQNFLFSLFTALITVAESAVPSVKVKLNDNATLPCSESCSGVVRWTVYHKPDDVLAECNQTTCRSLKEGYLMSYDQYLRRDLSLNIVKADFSKRALYTCDCDSKNLCDVNLQIEPLHTPVQIKTNGSLMLKFNISEAVEVIYNGTDEAGQICTIEGRNLQCKPNYRQRASLTSAVELREMAISDSGVYTVMDTHNKEIIHIYSVTVKDDHCVVPTPASQDDHCPVCPTPASQGEQNSVVVPVLIFIMVTFFVLGGIVIVKQKREIQELQMKLMTH
- the LOC136677514 gene encoding uncharacterized protein isoform X2; the protein is MMKSCSSYQNFLFSLFTALITVAESAVPSVKVKLNDNATLPCSESCSGVVRWTVYHKPDDVLAECNQTTCRSLKEGYLMSYDQYLRRDLSLNIVKADFSKRALYTCDCDSKNLCDVNLQIEPLHTPVQIKTNGSLMLKFNISEAVEVIYNGTDEAGQICTIEGRNLQCKPNYRQRASLTSAVELREMAISDSGVYTVMDTHNKEIIHIYSVTVKDDHCPVCPTPASQGEQNSVVVPVLIFIMVTFFVLGGIVIVKQKREIQELQMKLMTH